A single Anatilimnocola floriformis DNA region contains:
- a CDS encoding beta strand repeat-containing protein, which produces MMAVLYWQGDVSNAWSNLANWTTNPAVDTAPAVAVTSGDTLNFATATVNFNTGAAQGYTPNNDIAGLNNLTINITDGGASDFTLSGAAVGLSGTLTSAVSVGTGATISMPLTVAATDFNVTANLTASGVVGGTSLSKSGAGTLILSNNNTFNGGATVNLGTLNLQTGAAGLGNINPLGSGALTVNNGANVVVSQSSATNVGLQNSLSLSWYNTGAATALITGIGNNTTTGGLLGVAAQGSKMLTSAVNFGNDAAFAAANSAPLTGAAMTATDNFMTLQRGYFTPSVTGTYQFGVGNQAGGASIDDEAAIYLDTSLNGTFDQTAGERVAYIGAVGNDAGAAVNLTAGVAYPIAIAFREGTGGSNLIANVQRTVGAPTVAWTNINPGTGSGVGTFSAYAPTTGGAFNNVVNLNGTAAIEIQVPNFAFTSLNAAAGSTLNVNGTGTGANTTLTFGSAVLAGAFNINTNTAQAAVQGVVSQTVAANFTKAGTNVLTLHGTNTYGGVTAITAGTLRVGNQNALGTIAGGTTINGTGTLDIHGFRIGPDGNEPITAEGTGVGGNGAIINTRTAANLAVIRTLSLSGNATFSSNSRWDIRDDAADPVTFDMNGFTLTKVGGAELCIVNGTILNPGSVNVNANIFRLEGTTAYNGTGTISVATGATLDVYGATPQTHSVNIALVPGANFTTSSSGSALGPGPVFTGSLTLSGNGNANMNLVRDTTFTGQVTGTGGFNKNTSAGVLTLTNNTNNYAGTTAVNAGMLVVTQPNALGATTAGTSVAINASLRYDATAGAITAAAEPLLLNGLGLNNGGALQSMGNDVTLSGPIALATDSTISSNTAARTLTLNGAVNPGVNSDLLLAGPGNFDINGDISQDYYTLSPFTARVFTGAAPDLLSPTVATNFINGTTVPTRSNAYNGPLQFANAAAFSAIYTTAITLGDNFTDTYEATLTVTTPGTYTFAGTNNDDGVQIWLKPSANAAFGAGDQLYAAVPGNSNTTVATRTLTPGTYTLLYVHRENTGGESFTGRIGSPGQFGVTDGTTLPVVNPAAPPVSSSQVVKTGAGNLNLSGNNSYTGVTLVHQGTLTVDSNNALGASTPVTSDVTIGALAQQWQVGIDNNANSEFAVEGGTINAAPGSATVKDDDWYFAGTYPAPIGVVAADEPLTNFERAITNADPTRRIHFNAAAVEGDDNYQLLIDIVASNFTGGNIPIQVQVNGVTVHAATISADGLVTTPVFTGASVGMTTGDNVVTITRTTGAGTGTHVQFDYIRLNRQGVVYGASNTQLEPGTSLTVTGGITSPESITANGAAGIFATAGANTVSGGVNMLTNTTYDVSGGASLALTGTVSGATANLTKVGAGTLTLAGTNTYGGTTGVNVGTLVLQGGNAILNTAGAVSVANAATLQLDASESISAFSGAATSTLALAGNALTVLTGNVPVGNVTTANGRINASAGAIVDNNAAAMNITGTGIVLNSTAGVGSVADPLETTLSALEAAGGTGGVFISNTGNLTLGGISALIGVSGGDDLVITTTGSISIPEVIAASGVGSDVLLTATDAAAAGQDIAVNANITAGGVITLSAGDNVTIPTGTRLAAAGTVTVNIDAGNADPGVGGSLVFDGDIDALNAVFNGAGDTNGDSFDVRPDQDAGDVLTPIQVNGLAPITGVYPVGDRLIADIIGLGIPTLTLGAARSGSFNFGALAASLTYSDIESVVTDPAALAFHLVLDMRFSGYQNGVADTINARLNPAGTDLLLDVNGGNVFTGAASGIQSLTVIGSTDNDSFTIQETAGGLPKFKSAAPAVNNSGIGGGVSAGSHLGSAADLLLETLLPAGTPWDADDATVHFDGGVGGSDSLTVNYTTTNTTGLFSDTNDAGNSGNLLTSAGTFPTLTTPTLLLSFANVEPVNLNGAGGALLADATGTAATANLTVTDSGPATTIAGDGGFAPTTFAGYQSATLVGGGGAESINVVSVDNATLTNLTVLGGNTNDLLGIAGGDASADTLRISSLPATVAALLRGNAGSDNFQLFDAGNSVDNIAGNVTIDGTDGNLGGNTDTLTIVNTGSSNADAAIIGAVAPGSSQDYFIDGVTTAVSTDVVFRNIDVLNYTGTTFNDSIDARLVNTTPTQHDLNTLNLSGWTGADQFLLYTSDQAGGTGANNTPTGVASGVNNVNLYGDAPGNPNLADGGDTFGQSPVGISGTGANNVGLATPSTTRMIRPSTSTTIAIDGGQPSGLVSPQGDVAGDVINVDISALTNATPVVVSTFSPGTVVASGIQPLTWTQIEDINLVDQGLLTNVQMGDLFARATPGADLIQMTANPTTANPNQVRLRMTTTIGNYSASNKTIIYGGAGNDTLSQSNLTIPAEFYGEAGDDYLTGAMNNDWLVGGADNDRINGSGGDNIIWGDNAPTTSDPNPQDALTGGNDTLSGLGGNDVFYGSGGNDIVSGGAGNDYASGGAGDDSLDGNDGDDRLYGGAGNDVIGGQNGNDLISGGAGNDKLYGGTGSDVIIGGDGMDTLDGSDGNDLLVGGMVAGETSSRTSAANTMTFSPANYTNGTDNDAALLTLLAQWATSNDSSALGAITHDHVADQLSGGAGNDNFCWEAVDVAPGIAPSDFGVGDQRFGPNA; this is translated from the coding sequence ATGATGGCCGTTCTGTATTGGCAGGGGGATGTCAGCAACGCTTGGAGCAACCTGGCCAACTGGACGACGAATCCAGCCGTTGATACCGCACCGGCAGTGGCAGTGACGAGCGGCGACACGCTGAACTTCGCCACCGCGACGGTCAATTTCAATACGGGTGCGGCCCAGGGTTACACACCGAATAACGACATCGCGGGTCTGAACAACCTGACAATCAACATCACTGACGGCGGAGCGTCGGACTTCACCCTCAGCGGTGCGGCTGTTGGTCTGTCGGGAACTCTGACGAGCGCGGTGAGCGTAGGTACCGGCGCGACGATCAGCATGCCGTTGACCGTGGCAGCGACTGATTTCAACGTCACTGCGAACCTCACGGCAAGCGGCGTGGTTGGCGGCACGAGCTTGTCGAAGAGTGGCGCGGGGACGCTGATTCTCTCGAACAACAACACGTTCAACGGTGGCGCCACCGTGAACTTGGGGACGCTCAATCTGCAGACCGGCGCAGCGGGGCTCGGCAACATCAATCCGCTGGGCAGCGGCGCGCTGACCGTGAATAACGGCGCCAACGTAGTCGTTTCGCAGAGCTCGGCCACCAACGTGGGCTTGCAAAATTCGCTCTCGCTGAGCTGGTACAACACCGGCGCAGCGACGGCGTTGATCACCGGCATCGGCAATAACACCACCACAGGTGGTTTGCTGGGAGTGGCCGCGCAGGGCAGCAAAATGCTGACTAGCGCCGTCAATTTTGGTAACGATGCCGCGTTTGCGGCAGCGAACTCAGCGCCGCTGACCGGCGCTGCGATGACGGCCACCGACAACTTTATGACCTTGCAACGGGGTTATTTCACTCCGTCGGTTACGGGTACTTATCAGTTCGGTGTCGGCAATCAGGCCGGTGGTGCGAGCATCGATGACGAAGCCGCCATTTATCTCGATACCAGCTTGAACGGCACGTTCGATCAGACGGCTGGTGAACGCGTGGCCTATATCGGCGCTGTGGGCAACGACGCCGGAGCGGCGGTTAATCTGACGGCCGGCGTGGCCTATCCGATTGCCATCGCGTTTCGCGAAGGCACGGGCGGTTCGAATTTGATTGCCAATGTGCAGCGAACCGTCGGTGCGCCGACCGTGGCTTGGACCAACATCAATCCGGGCACCGGCAGCGGCGTGGGAACGTTCTCTGCTTATGCACCGACGACCGGTGGCGCGTTCAACAACGTGGTCAATCTCAACGGCACGGCTGCGATCGAGATTCAAGTTCCCAACTTTGCCTTCACCTCGCTCAATGCAGCTGCCGGCAGCACGCTGAACGTGAACGGCACGGGAACCGGCGCGAACACGACCTTGACCTTCGGCTCGGCGGTGCTCGCCGGCGCGTTCAATATCAACACCAACACCGCGCAGGCTGCGGTTCAAGGCGTGGTCAGCCAAACCGTGGCAGCCAACTTCACCAAGGCCGGCACGAATGTACTCACGCTGCACGGCACGAACACCTACGGAGGCGTGACTGCCATCACGGCAGGGACGTTGCGAGTCGGCAATCAGAACGCGCTCGGTACGATCGCGGGCGGTACGACGATCAACGGTACCGGCACGCTCGATATTCACGGCTTCCGCATCGGTCCTGACGGCAACGAACCGATCACTGCCGAAGGAACCGGCGTGGGTGGCAATGGTGCGATCATCAATACGCGCACCGCGGCAAATCTGGCTGTGATTCGCACCTTGTCGCTGAGTGGCAACGCCACGTTCAGCTCAAACAGTCGCTGGGATATTCGTGACGACGCTGCTGATCCCGTGACGTTCGATATGAACGGCTTTACGCTGACGAAGGTCGGCGGAGCGGAACTGTGCATCGTCAACGGCACGATTCTGAATCCTGGCAGCGTGAATGTGAACGCCAATATCTTCCGCCTGGAAGGTACGACGGCGTACAACGGCACCGGTACCATCAGCGTGGCAACCGGAGCAACTCTCGATGTTTACGGAGCTACGCCGCAAACGCACAGCGTCAATATCGCTTTGGTGCCTGGCGCCAATTTTACAACCAGCTCATCGGGTAGCGCCCTCGGACCAGGCCCAGTTTTTACGGGGTCGCTGACTCTCAGTGGCAACGGCAATGCGAACATGAACCTGGTGCGCGATACAACGTTCACGGGGCAGGTCACAGGCACGGGTGGCTTCAATAAAAACACGTCGGCCGGTGTGCTCACACTCACCAACAACACCAATAACTACGCTGGCACGACGGCAGTGAACGCCGGCATGTTGGTCGTTACTCAGCCGAACGCGCTGGGTGCGACGACGGCAGGGACGAGCGTTGCCATCAACGCATCGTTGCGCTACGACGCGACGGCTGGTGCGATTACGGCAGCGGCGGAACCACTGCTGCTGAACGGCCTGGGCTTGAACAACGGCGGCGCGCTGCAAAGCATGGGGAACGATGTAACCCTGAGTGGCCCGATCGCATTGGCGACAGATTCGACGATTTCCAGCAACACGGCAGCGCGGACGCTGACGCTCAACGGCGCGGTGAATCCGGGGGTCAACAGCGATCTGTTGCTCGCCGGCCCCGGCAACTTCGATATCAACGGCGACATCAGCCAAGACTACTACACGCTGTCGCCGTTCACTGCTCGTGTCTTTACCGGTGCTGCTCCGGACTTGCTGAGCCCGACGGTCGCGACGAACTTCATCAATGGAACCACCGTTCCGACTCGCTCCAACGCCTACAACGGCCCGCTGCAATTTGCCAACGCGGCAGCCTTCAGCGCGATCTACACGACGGCGATTACGCTGGGTGATAACTTCACCGACACGTACGAAGCCACTCTGACCGTCACCACTCCAGGCACCTACACCTTTGCCGGCACCAACAACGACGACGGCGTGCAGATCTGGCTCAAGCCAAGCGCCAACGCGGCGTTCGGCGCGGGCGACCAGCTGTACGCAGCCGTTCCTGGCAATAGCAATACGACGGTGGCCACGCGCACTCTGACTCCCGGCACTTACACCTTGCTGTATGTGCATCGCGAAAACACGGGCGGCGAATCCTTCACTGGCCGCATCGGTTCACCGGGCCAATTCGGTGTCACCGATGGCACGACGTTACCGGTCGTGAATCCTGCCGCTCCGCCGGTGTCGTCGAGCCAAGTCGTCAAGACTGGCGCAGGCAATTTGAATCTCTCGGGCAATAACAGCTACACCGGCGTGACGCTCGTGCATCAAGGGACGCTGACCGTCGACTCGAACAACGCGCTGGGTGCGTCGACTCCGGTAACGTCCGACGTGACGATTGGCGCTCTTGCTCAGCAATGGCAAGTCGGCATCGATAACAATGCCAATAGTGAGTTCGCCGTGGAAGGTGGCACGATCAATGCCGCGCCTGGTAGCGCCACGGTGAAGGATGACGACTGGTATTTCGCCGGTACTTATCCGGCGCCGATCGGCGTGGTGGCAGCTGACGAACCGCTCACGAATTTTGAACGGGCGATCACGAACGCTGATCCGACCCGCCGCATTCACTTCAACGCCGCAGCCGTCGAAGGGGACGACAACTATCAGTTGCTCATCGACATCGTGGCGAGCAACTTCACCGGCGGCAACATTCCGATTCAAGTGCAAGTGAACGGCGTGACGGTTCATGCGGCGACGATCTCGGCCGATGGTCTCGTCACCACGCCTGTCTTCACGGGTGCATCGGTGGGGATGACGACGGGCGACAATGTGGTGACCATCACCCGCACCACGGGCGCTGGAACGGGCACGCACGTCCAGTTCGACTACATTCGGCTCAACCGTCAGGGCGTGGTTTATGGCGCGTCGAACACGCAACTCGAACCGGGCACTTCGCTGACCGTGACGGGCGGCATCACCTCGCCGGAATCGATCACTGCGAATGGCGCTGCTGGCATCTTTGCAACCGCTGGCGCGAACACCGTGAGCGGCGGCGTGAATATGCTCACCAACACGACCTACGACGTTTCGGGCGGAGCCAGCCTGGCTTTGACTGGCACCGTTTCGGGAGCGACCGCCAATCTGACGAAGGTGGGAGCCGGCACGCTTACGCTGGCGGGCACCAATACCTACGGTGGCACGACGGGCGTGAACGTGGGCACGTTGGTGCTGCAAGGCGGCAACGCAATTTTGAACACAGCCGGCGCTGTCTCGGTTGCCAACGCTGCCACGCTGCAACTCGATGCGAGTGAATCGATCTCGGCCTTCAGTGGCGCCGCGACCAGCACGCTGGCCTTGGCAGGCAATGCGTTGACTGTGCTGACCGGCAACGTGCCCGTCGGCAATGTGACGACCGCCAATGGCCGCATCAATGCGTCGGCCGGCGCGATTGTCGATAACAACGCAGCCGCGATGAATATCACCGGCACCGGCATCGTGCTGAATTCGACCGCAGGCGTGGGTTCGGTGGCTGATCCGCTCGAGACAACGCTCAGCGCGCTCGAAGCGGCTGGTGGCACTGGCGGCGTGTTCATTAGCAACACTGGCAATCTGACGCTCGGCGGCATCTCGGCCTTGATCGGCGTTTCGGGTGGCGACGACCTGGTGATCACGACGACGGGTAGCATTAGCATTCCCGAAGTGATCGCAGCGAGTGGTGTGGGTAGCGACGTGCTGTTGACGGCAACCGATGCCGCGGCTGCCGGTCAAGACATTGCCGTGAATGCCAACATCACGGCTGGCGGCGTGATCACGCTGTCGGCTGGTGACAATGTGACGATTCCCACTGGCACGCGACTCGCTGCCGCTGGCACCGTGACCGTCAACATCGACGCCGGCAATGCCGATCCGGGTGTGGGTGGCTCGCTGGTATTTGATGGCGACATCGACGCACTGAATGCGGTGTTCAACGGGGCTGGCGATACCAACGGCGATTCGTTCGATGTGCGCCCCGATCAAGATGCGGGTGATGTCCTCACGCCGATTCAAGTGAACGGCCTGGCCCCGATCACGGGTGTTTATCCGGTGGGCGATCGCCTGATTGCCGATATCATCGGGCTGGGCATTCCGACGTTGACGCTGGGCGCGGCTCGCAGCGGTTCGTTCAACTTCGGCGCTTTGGCAGCTTCGCTGACCTATAGCGATATCGAGAGCGTTGTGACCGATCCGGCCGCTTTGGCGTTTCATCTCGTGCTCGACATGCGGTTCTCGGGTTACCAGAACGGCGTGGCCGATACGATCAACGCCCGACTGAATCCGGCAGGAACCGATCTGCTGCTCGATGTGAACGGCGGCAACGTGTTCACCGGCGCTGCCAGCGGCATTCAATCGCTGACGGTCATCGGTTCGACCGACAACGACTCGTTCACCATTCAGGAAACGGCGGGTGGGCTGCCGAAGTTCAAGAGTGCCGCACCAGCCGTGAACAACAGCGGCATTGGCGGCGGCGTGAGCGCTGGCTCGCACTTGGGCTCGGCTGCCGATCTGTTGCTCGAGACTCTACTGCCGGCTGGCACGCCCTGGGATGCCGATGATGCCACGGTTCACTTCGACGGCGGTGTGGGTGGCAGCGACTCGCTCACCGTGAATTACACGACGACCAACACCACGGGTCTCTTCAGCGATACGAACGATGCCGGCAATAGCGGCAACCTGTTGACGTCGGCTGGTACCTTCCCGACGCTCACGACGCCAACGCTGCTCCTGTCGTTTGCCAATGTCGAACCGGTGAATCTGAATGGCGCTGGCGGCGCGCTGCTGGCCGATGCCACCGGCACGGCTGCAACTGCCAATCTCACCGTGACCGACAGCGGTCCGGCCACGACGATTGCCGGTGACGGCGGCTTTGCTCCGACCACGTTCGCGGGCTATCAATCGGCAACGCTGGTTGGCGGCGGCGGCGCTGAGTCGATCAACGTCGTCAGCGTCGACAATGCCACGCTCACCAATCTGACGGTGCTCGGCGGCAATACCAACGATCTGCTCGGTATCGCCGGTGGCGACGCCTCGGCCGATACGCTGCGGATCAGCTCGCTCCCTGCGACCGTCGCGGCTTTGCTGCGCGGCAACGCTGGCAGCGACAACTTCCAACTCTTCGACGCCGGCAACTCGGTCGACAACATTGCGGGCAACGTGACCATCGACGGCACGGATGGCAACCTCGGTGGCAACACCGACACGCTGACCATTGTGAACACCGGCAGCAGCAATGCCGACGCGGCGATCATTGGCGCGGTTGCTCCGGGCTCATCGCAGGATTACTTCATTGATGGCGTGACGACTGCCGTCAGCACCGACGTGGTCTTCCGCAACATCGACGTGCTGAACTACACCGGCACGACGTTCAATGATTCGATCGACGCTCGGCTCGTGAACACGACTCCGACTCAGCACGACTTGAACACCCTCAACCTCAGCGGTTGGACCGGCGCCGATCAATTCCTGCTCTATACCTCGGATCAAGCCGGTGGCACGGGCGCCAACAACACGCCGACCGGCGTGGCCAGCGGCGTGAACAACGTCAATCTGTACGGCGATGCTCCAGGCAATCCGAATCTCGCCGACGGCGGTGATACCTTCGGCCAAAGCCCGGTCGGCATCAGTGGCACGGGCGCCAACAACGTCGGTCTGGCAACGCCGAGCACGACGCGGATGATTCGGCCGAGCACGAGCACGACCATCGCGATTGACGGTGGTCAGCCGAGTGGTCTGGTTTCGCCGCAAGGGGACGTGGCCGGTGATGTCATCAATGTCGATATCAGCGCACTGACGAATGCCACGCCTGTGGTTGTCTCGACGTTCTCGCCGGGCACCGTGGTTGCGAGTGGCATTCAGCCGCTGACTTGGACGCAGATTGAAGACATCAACCTGGTCGATCAAGGCTTGCTGACCAACGTGCAGATGGGCGACTTGTTCGCGCGGGCGACTCCGGGCGCCGACCTGATTCAGATGACGGCAAATCCGACCACGGCGAATCCGAACCAGGTTCGGCTCCGTATGACGACCACGATCGGCAACTACAGCGCGTCGAACAAGACGATCATCTACGGCGGAGCGGGGAACGACACCCTCTCGCAGAGCAATCTCACCATTCCCGCCGAGTTCTACGGCGAGGCTGGCGACGATTATCTCACTGGCGCGATGAACAACGACTGGCTGGTGGGCGGCGCCGACAACGACCGCATCAACGGCAGCGGTGGCGACAACATCATCTGGGGTGACAATGCTCCGACGACTAGCGACCCGAACCCGCAGGATGCCTTGACCGGCGGCAACGATACGCTGAGCGGTCTCGGCGGCAACGACGTCTTCTACGGCAGCGGCGGCAACGACATCGTCAGCGGCGGCGCTGGCAACGACTACGCCAGTGGCGGCGCGGGCGATGACTCGCTGGATGGCAACGACGGCGACGATCGGCTGTACGGTGGCGCGGGCAACGACGTGATCGGCGGCCAGAACGGCAACGACTTGATCAGCGGCGGCGCTGGCAACGACAAGCTGTATGGCGGCACCGGTTCGGACGTGATCATCGGTGGCGATGGCATGGACACGCTCGACGGCAGCGACGGCAACGATCTGCTGGTGGGCGGCATGGTGGCTGGTGAAACGAGCAGTCGCACGAGCGCTGCCAACACCATGACCTTCAGCCCGGCCAACTACACCAACGGCACGGATAACGATGCCGCGCTGCTGACGCTGCTGGCTCAATGGGCCACGAGCAACGATTCGTCTGCACTGGGTGCGATCACGCACGACCATGTGGCCGATCAACTGAGCGGCGGCGCTGGCAACGATAACTTCTGCTGGGAAGCGGTTGACGTCGCTCCGGGCATTGCCCCGTCCGACTTCGGCGTCGGTGATCAGCGGTTTGGCCCGAATGCCTAA
- a CDS encoding PDZ domain-containing protein yields MSAPLSQWLRSLAVAVPTATLSALLVSPSLAQNAPPKDPPAAAKEAKDEVRDAKKEVRDTQRDARDTVREGRENVRDTRQESREEIRDTRDKVRDPRDPKDPARDLSRDARDPENLKQPLREERRENRQEHGIGANVRFNAQGTRAADIGLWFERDSADKGLIISDVATKGAIAKLGFREGDRIISVNGNNVVRQDEFINYLFADDVRNDKIKVIVMRDGKEEVIIVEPAVFVDELSYVEHDPLETFGVIIDDRYTDRIVVLRVVPRSPAYYAGLRSGDVITGFNGQRLANIAGLVQRLTGADAGEVPVTITRGQANRTLHVDVPKFVNRTERRAALRPNFDNAVERREDRIDRRDDRIDDRRERREEAPRLPNNTAPAVTPAPVAPPAVAPPTVTPPSAPGNSPPARPGLFPRNK; encoded by the coding sequence ATGTCTGCCCCTTTATCTCAGTGGCTGCGGTCGTTGGCCGTCGCCGTTCCGACTGCAACTCTCAGCGCTCTGCTCGTCTCGCCGAGCCTGGCGCAAAATGCTCCGCCGAAAGATCCGCCCGCCGCGGCCAAAGAAGCCAAGGACGAAGTGCGTGACGCGAAGAAAGAAGTCCGCGACACTCAGCGTGACGCTCGTGATACCGTTCGCGAAGGCCGCGAAAATGTTCGTGACACCCGTCAGGAATCGCGCGAAGAAATCCGCGACACTCGCGACAAAGTCCGCGATCCACGCGATCCGAAGGATCCCGCCCGCGACCTATCACGCGACGCTCGCGATCCCGAAAATCTGAAACAACCGCTCCGTGAAGAACGCCGCGAAAACCGCCAGGAGCACGGCATTGGCGCCAACGTTCGCTTCAATGCTCAAGGAACTCGCGCTGCCGACATCGGCCTATGGTTCGAACGCGATTCGGCCGACAAGGGCCTCATCATCAGCGATGTAGCTACGAAAGGCGCGATCGCCAAGCTGGGCTTCCGCGAAGGAGACCGCATCATCTCGGTGAACGGCAACAATGTAGTCCGCCAGGATGAGTTCATTAATTATCTCTTCGCCGACGACGTCCGCAACGACAAGATCAAGGTCATCGTGATGCGCGACGGCAAAGAAGAGGTCATCATCGTTGAACCAGCCGTCTTCGTCGATGAACTTTCGTACGTCGAGCACGATCCGCTCGAAACTTTCGGCGTGATCATCGACGATCGCTACACCGACCGCATCGTGGTTCTGCGTGTCGTGCCTCGCTCGCCTGCTTACTATGCTGGCCTGCGTAGCGGCGATGTGATTACGGGCTTCAACGGCCAACGCCTGGCGAACATCGCCGGCCTGGTGCAACGGTTGACGGGCGCCGACGCGGGCGAAGTGCCGGTAACGATTACTCGCGGCCAAGCCAATCGCACGCTACACGTCGATGTGCCGAAGTTTGTGAATCGCACCGAACGACGCGCTGCTCTGCGGCCGAACTTTGACAATGCTGTCGAACGTCGTGAAGATCGCATCGATCGTCGCGACGACCGAATTGATGACCGTCGCGAACGCCGAGAGGAAGCTCCCCGGTTGCCGAACAACACCGCTCCCGCGGTGACACCGGCTCCGGTTGCTCCGCCAGCTGTTGCTCCGCCGACCGTCACGCCGCCATCGGCCCCCGGCAACAGCCCACCGGCTCGGCCAGGCTTGTTCCCGCGCAATAAATAG
- a CDS encoding gamma-glutamyl-gamma-aminobutyrate hydrolase family protein: MSKKPVIGLNADYRPVQKAGPALTYVPAGYYNAIQAAGGIPFILPPMEDEDDIAAALERLDGFVLVGGGDLDPRRDGYQLHSSVKLMDQRREEFDRMLVKAIADIHLPVFGIGAGMQLLNVSQGGNLYLHIPEELPDALPHRDPLDPEHRHGLNIVFGTLMERVYGDGEIRVNSTHHMCIDEVAKGFNVTARCPDGVIEAIESCNEDWFALGTQFHPEADSATALDVRIFEEFITGVTARKKLLKMAAA; encoded by the coding sequence ATGTCGAAGAAGCCCGTCATTGGTCTGAATGCCGATTACCGCCCCGTTCAAAAGGCCGGCCCCGCGCTGACCTACGTCCCGGCCGGTTACTACAACGCCATTCAAGCGGCTGGAGGCATTCCGTTCATTCTGCCCCCGATGGAAGACGAAGACGACATTGCCGCTGCTCTCGAGCGACTCGATGGCTTTGTGCTCGTCGGTGGTGGCGATCTCGATCCTCGTCGCGATGGCTATCAACTGCACAGCAGCGTGAAGCTCATGGATCAACGCCGCGAAGAATTTGACCGCATGTTGGTCAAAGCCATCGCCGACATTCACTTGCCCGTGTTTGGCATTGGCGCCGGCATGCAGCTGCTGAATGTCTCGCAAGGCGGCAATCTTTATCTGCACATTCCCGAAGAACTTCCCGATGCCCTGCCGCACCGCGATCCGCTCGATCCGGAACACCGCCACGGCCTCAACATCGTGTTCGGCACGTTGATGGAACGTGTCTACGGCGACGGCGAAATCCGCGTCAACAGCACGCACCACATGTGCATCGACGAAGTTGCCAAGGGCTTCAACGTCACGGCTCGTTGCCCAGACGGCGTGATCGAAGCCATCGAAAGCTGCAACGAAGACTGGTTCGCCCTCGGCACCCAGTTCCATCCCGAAGCCGACTCGGCCACCGCGCTCGATGTCCGGATCTTCGAAGAATTCATCACCGGCGTTACCGCTCGGAAGAAGCTGCTGAAGATGGCTGCTGCTTAG